A single window of Oerskovia paurometabola DNA harbors:
- a CDS encoding BMP family lipoprotein, giving the protein MKRATQMTALAAVAALALAACGSAPDEGSASGTAGGSESSFKACMVSDAGGFDDKSFNESGYNGLKAAEKSLGIQTATAESKEESNFAPNIDNLISENCNVIVTVGFLLATATGDAAQANPDVDFAIVDSTAQDADGNTIELDNVKPISFDTAQASFLAGYLAAGMSKTGTVATYGGLEIPSVTIFMDGFVDGVANYNETHGTDVKTLGWNKDTQDGSFAGGFEDQSQGQQLTQTFIDQGADIIMPVAGPVGVGTLAAAKDATDVSVIWVDADGFETNPDSGDLILTSVLKEIGAGVEDVITAASEDEFSNEPYVGTLENGGVDIAPYHDFDSKVPQELKDEIDQLRKDIIDGTIVVESPSSP; this is encoded by the coding sequence GTGAAGAGAGCAACGCAGATGACAGCGCTCGCGGCCGTCGCCGCGCTGGCGCTGGCTGCATGTGGGAGCGCACCCGACGAGGGCAGCGCGTCGGGCACGGCCGGGGGCTCGGAGTCGAGCTTCAAGGCGTGCATGGTGTCCGACGCCGGAGGCTTCGACGACAAGTCCTTCAACGAGTCGGGCTACAACGGCCTCAAGGCTGCCGAGAAGAGCCTGGGCATCCAGACCGCCACCGCCGAGTCGAAGGAGGAGTCGAACTTCGCTCCGAACATCGACAACCTGATCTCCGAGAACTGCAACGTCATCGTGACGGTCGGCTTCCTCCTCGCGACGGCAACGGGCGACGCCGCCCAGGCCAACCCGGACGTCGACTTCGCGATCGTCGACTCGACGGCACAAGACGCTGACGGCAACACGATCGAGCTCGACAACGTCAAGCCGATCAGCTTCGACACCGCCCAGGCCTCGTTCCTCGCGGGCTACCTCGCCGCGGGCATGAGCAAGACCGGCACCGTCGCGACCTACGGTGGCCTGGAGATCCCGTCCGTGACGATCTTCATGGACGGCTTCGTCGACGGCGTCGCGAACTACAACGAGACGCACGGCACCGACGTCAAGACGCTCGGCTGGAACAAGGACACCCAGGACGGCTCGTTCGCCGGTGGCTTCGAGGACCAGTCCCAGGGCCAGCAGCTGACCCAGACCTTCATCGACCAGGGGGCGGACATCATCATGCCCGTCGCCGGTCCGGTCGGCGTCGGCACGCTCGCCGCCGCCAAGGACGCGACCGACGTGTCGGTCATCTGGGTCGACGCCGACGGCTTCGAGACCAACCCCGACAGCGGCGACCTCATCCTGACCTCCGTGCTCAAGGAGATCGGTGCGGGCGTCGAGGACGTCATCACGGCGGCCTCCGAGGACGAGTTCTCGAACGAGCCCTACGTGGGCACGCTCGAGAACGGCGGCGTGGACATCGCGCCGTACCACGACTTCGACTCGAAGGTTCCTCAGGAGCTCAAGGACGAGATCGACCAGCTCCGCAAGGACATCATCGACGGCACGATCGTCGTGGAGTCCCCGAGCTCGCCGTGA
- a CDS encoding amidohydrolase yields the protein MLPRTVRGDRVVELAAAFEDELVAIRRDIHEHPEVSRTETRTTALIADRLRAAGLEPRLLPGTGLVCDIGDGPDGAAPGRVALRADIDALPVQDRCELPWASTTPGVAHACGHDVHATVVLGAGLVLAALAEQGELPRPVRLVFQPAEEVQPGGSLDVIAAGGLDGIEEIYAVHCDPKVDAGQIGTRIGPITSASDEVSVTITSPGGHTSRPHLTGDVVYALGQVITQVPAVLGRRLDPRSGVNLTWGAVHAGSAHNAIPSTGTVRGTLRCLDVRAWEFAGQVLHDAVEQVVAPYEVEVTVNHTRGVPPVENAEDCTASLEAAARDVLGPASVLLTEQSLGGEDFAWYLTKVPGAMARLGTRTPGGRSYDIHQGDLRVDESAIGAGVRLLARVALG from the coding sequence GTGCTGCCGCGGACGGTGCGCGGGGACAGGGTGGTCGAGCTCGCGGCGGCCTTCGAGGACGAGCTCGTCGCGATCCGCCGGGACATCCACGAGCATCCCGAGGTGTCGCGCACCGAGACCCGCACGACGGCGTTGATCGCCGACCGGCTGCGCGCCGCGGGCCTGGAGCCACGGCTCCTGCCGGGCACCGGCCTCGTGTGCGACATCGGCGACGGGCCCGACGGCGCGGCGCCCGGGAGGGTCGCGCTGCGGGCCGACATCGACGCGCTCCCGGTCCAGGACCGCTGCGAGCTCCCGTGGGCCTCGACCACACCGGGGGTCGCGCACGCGTGCGGGCACGACGTGCACGCGACCGTCGTGCTGGGCGCAGGGCTCGTCCTGGCCGCGCTCGCCGAGCAGGGTGAGCTGCCCCGTCCGGTCCGGCTCGTGTTCCAGCCGGCGGAGGAGGTCCAGCCCGGCGGCTCGCTCGACGTGATCGCCGCGGGCGGCCTGGACGGGATCGAGGAGATCTACGCGGTCCACTGCGACCCCAAGGTCGACGCCGGGCAGATCGGGACGCGCATCGGCCCCATCACCTCGGCGTCCGACGAGGTCTCCGTGACCATCACCTCGCCCGGCGGGCACACGTCCCGCCCGCACCTGACCGGCGACGTGGTCTATGCGCTCGGGCAGGTCATCACGCAGGTCCCCGCGGTGCTCGGCCGGCGCCTCGACCCGCGCTCGGGCGTCAACCTCACGTGGGGCGCGGTGCACGCAGGGTCGGCGCACAACGCGATCCCCAGCACGGGTACCGTCCGCGGGACGCTGCGCTGCCTCGACGTCCGGGCGTGGGAGTTCGCGGGTCAGGTGCTGCACGACGCGGTCGAGCAGGTCGTCGCCCCCTACGAGGTCGAGGTCACGGTCAACCACACCCGTGGGGTTCCGCCGGTCGAGAACGCCGAGGACTGCACGGCCTCGCTCGAGGCTGCTGCGCGCGACGTGCTCGGACCCGCGTCGGTGCTGCTCACGGAGCAGTCGCTCGGCGGCGAGGACTTCGCGTGGTACCTGACGAAGGTGCCCGGCGCGATGGCCCGGCTGGGCACGCGGACGCCCGGTGGGCGGTCGTACGACATCCATCAGGGGGACCTGCGCGTGGACGAGAGCGCGATCGGCGCGGGCGTCCGCCTGCTCGCGCGCGTCGCGCTGGGCTGA
- a CDS encoding mannose-1-phosphate guanylyltransferase, which translates to MSTHPSPAPAPAPADSTSQVPAIPGFYAVIPAGGAGTRLWPLSRRGNPKFLLDLTGAGRSLLQATVDRLVPLAGEEGIVLVTGRQHVASARTQLPTLRDDALLAEPSPRDSMAAIGLAAAVLEQRHGDVVIGSFAADQVITGRAAFEQAVREGVEAARAGYVVTVGIAASRPSTAFGYVKSGASLDLEGAPSALHAEGFTEKPDAATAQRYVRSGEYRWNAGMFITRTSVLLGHLADQRPELHDGLRTVAAAWDTPDRDRVLAEVWPGLEKIAIDHAVAEPVAAVGGVAVVPGNFGWDDIGDFNSLAALLPSADESGSKVLGDVGRVVRHESAGSVVVPASNRVVTVLGLDDVVVVDTPDALLVTTRARAQQVKSMVDLVRERGLDELL; encoded by the coding sequence ATGTCGACGCACCCTTCTCCCGCTCCTGCTCCCGCACCCGCCGACTCGACCTCGCAGGTCCCGGCGATCCCCGGTTTCTACGCCGTGATCCCCGCAGGGGGAGCCGGCACCAGGCTCTGGCCCCTCTCGCGCCGTGGCAACCCCAAGTTCCTGCTGGACCTCACCGGGGCCGGGCGATCGCTGCTGCAGGCCACGGTCGACCGGCTCGTCCCCCTCGCCGGTGAGGAAGGCATCGTCCTCGTGACGGGCCGGCAGCACGTCGCCTCGGCACGCACCCAGCTCCCGACCCTGCGGGACGACGCGCTGCTGGCCGAGCCCTCTCCCCGGGACTCGATGGCCGCGATCGGCCTGGCCGCCGCGGTGCTCGAGCAGCGGCACGGCGACGTCGTGATCGGTTCGTTCGCGGCGGACCAGGTCATCACCGGACGGGCGGCGTTCGAGCAGGCCGTCCGTGAGGGTGTGGAGGCGGCCCGGGCGGGATACGTCGTCACGGTCGGGATCGCGGCCTCCCGGCCGTCGACGGCCTTCGGCTACGTCAAGAGCGGGGCCTCGCTCGACCTCGAGGGCGCTCCCAGCGCGCTGCACGCCGAGGGGTTCACCGAGAAGCCCGACGCGGCGACCGCCCAGCGGTACGTCCGCTCGGGGGAGTACCGCTGGAACGCGGGCATGTTCATCACCCGCACGTCGGTCCTGCTGGGGCACCTCGCGGACCAGCGCCCCGAGCTGCACGACGGTCTGCGTACCGTGGCCGCGGCCTGGGACACCCCGGACCGCGACCGCGTCCTGGCGGAGGTCTGGCCCGGTCTCGAGAAGATCGCGATCGACCACGCGGTCGCGGAGCCGGTCGCGGCCGTGGGCGGGGTCGCGGTCGTCCCGGGGAACTTCGGCTGGGACGACATCGGTGACTTCAACTCTCTCGCCGCGCTGCTCCCCTCGGCCGACGAGTCGGGTTCCAAGGTCCTCGGCGACGTCGGGCGCGTCGTGCGACACGAGAGCGCGGGCTCGGTCGTCGTCCCCGCGAGCAACCGGGTCGTGACCGTCCTGGGGCTCGACGACGTCGTGGTCGTCGACACGCCCGACGCGCTCCTGGTCACCACGCGGGCGCGGGCCCAGCAGGTCAAGTCGATGGTCGACCTCGTGCGTGAGCGCGGCCTGGACGAGCTGCTCTGA
- the sdhC gene encoding succinate dehydrogenase, cytochrome b556 subunit — MPSAPAGTLYRGREGMWSWVAHRVTGVLIFFFLLVHVLDTALVRVSPEAYDAVIGTYKTVIMGLGEAGLVAAIVFHAFNGVRIILVDFWAKGPKYQRTMLWVVVGLFAVTMAGFLPRHLMNVFGGGH; from the coding sequence GTGCCCAGTGCACCTGCTGGCACGCTGTACCGCGGCCGTGAAGGCATGTGGTCGTGGGTCGCGCATCGCGTGACCGGCGTGCTCATCTTCTTCTTCCTCCTCGTGCACGTGCTGGACACAGCACTTGTACGAGTCTCGCCCGAGGCGTACGACGCCGTGATCGGCACCTACAAGACCGTGATCATGGGACTCGGAGAGGCCGGCCTCGTGGCCGCCATCGTGTTCCACGCCTTCAACGGTGTCCGGATCATCCTCGTCGACTTCTGGGCCAAGGGGCCCAAGTACCAGCGCACCATGCTCTGGGTCGTCGTCGGCCTGTTCGCCGTGACGATGGCGGGCTTCCTGCCCCGCCACCTCATGAACGTCTTCGGAGGTGGGCACTGA
- the sdhD gene encoding succinate dehydrogenase, hydrophobic membrane anchor protein: MSTTSTSSPLAAPRDPYKRQKSTRSNYELYSWVFMRASGVVLIVLIFGHLFVNLMVGEGVHAIDFGFVAGKWASPFWQVWDLLMLWLAMIHGTNGVRTIINDYAQRDGTRLVLKLALYLAFVVVTVLGTLVVFTFDPCPPNALDYQLPSFCTA; encoded by the coding sequence ATGAGCACCACGAGCACCAGCTCTCCCCTCGCGGCCCCCCGCGACCCGTACAAGCGGCAGAAGTCCACGCGCTCGAACTACGAGCTGTACAGCTGGGTCTTCATGCGCGCCTCGGGCGTCGTGCTGATCGTCCTGATCTTCGGGCACCTGTTCGTCAACCTCATGGTCGGCGAGGGCGTCCACGCGATCGACTTCGGCTTCGTCGCCGGCAAGTGGGCCTCCCCGTTCTGGCAGGTCTGGGACCTCCTGATGCTGTGGCTCGCGATGATCCACGGCACCAACGGCGTCCGTACGATCATCAACGACTACGCGCAGCGTGACGGCACGCGCCTCGTGCTCAAGCTCGCGCTGTACCTCGCGTTCGTGGTCGTCACCGTGCTCGGCACGCTCGTGGTCTTCACGTTCGACCCGTGCCCCCCGAACGCCCTGGACTACCAGCTCCCGTCGTTCTGCACCGCCTGA
- the sdhA gene encoding succinate dehydrogenase flavoprotein subunit, protein MQTHQYDVVIVGAGGAGMRAALESSGKVRTAVISKLYPTRSHTGAAQGGMCAALANVEEDNWEWHTFDTVKGGDYLVDQDAAEIMAKEAIDAVLDLERMGLPFNRTPEGKIDQRRFGGHTRNHGEAAVRRSCYAADRTGHMILQTLYQNCVKQNVEFFNEFYVLDLITDHDLAAEDVPDGEQVNATGVVAYDLATGEIHVFQAKAIIFATGGAGKIFKTTSNAHTLTGDGMALAYRRGLPLEDMEFFQFHPTGLAGLGILLSEAARGEGGILRNGEGERFMERYAPTIKDLAPRDIVARSMANEVREGRGAGPNKDYVLLDLTHLEPAHIDAKLPDITEFARTYLGIEPYTEPVPVYPTAHYAMGGIPTNVGGEVLRDGHNVVRGLYAAGEVACVSVHGSNRLGTNSLLDINVFGKRAGREAARYAATAEYRELPENPAAAVIAQLDEMRNRPDGERVADVRKALQETMDANAQVFRTGESLDQALSDIRTLQDRYRNVSVQDKGRLFNTDLLEAIELGFLLDIAEVTVIAAINRKESRGGHYREDYPNRDDANYMLHTMAYRRPTSAGDTADGHVDGYFDHVEEFDSYKIVLGSKPVTQTRYEPMERKY, encoded by the coding sequence ATGCAAACCCATCAGTACGACGTCGTCATCGTCGGAGCAGGCGGCGCCGGCATGCGCGCGGCACTGGAGTCGTCCGGCAAGGTCCGTACGGCGGTCATCTCGAAGCTCTACCCCACCCGGTCCCACACCGGCGCGGCGCAGGGCGGCATGTGCGCCGCCCTCGCGAACGTCGAGGAGGACAACTGGGAGTGGCACACGTTCGACACCGTCAAGGGCGGCGACTACCTCGTCGACCAGGACGCCGCGGAGATCATGGCCAAGGAGGCCATCGACGCGGTGCTCGACCTCGAGCGCATGGGCCTGCCGTTCAACCGCACGCCCGAGGGCAAGATCGACCAGCGCCGCTTCGGCGGGCACACGCGCAACCACGGCGAGGCCGCGGTACGCCGCTCGTGCTACGCCGCGGACCGCACGGGTCACATGATCCTCCAGACGCTCTACCAGAACTGCGTCAAGCAGAACGTCGAGTTCTTCAACGAGTTCTACGTCCTGGACCTCATCACGGACCACGACCTCGCGGCCGAGGACGTGCCCGACGGCGAGCAGGTCAACGCGACGGGCGTCGTCGCCTACGACCTCGCGACCGGCGAGATCCACGTGTTCCAGGCCAAGGCGATCATCTTCGCCACGGGCGGCGCGGGCAAGATCTTCAAGACGACGTCCAACGCGCACACCCTCACGGGCGACGGCATGGCGCTCGCCTACCGGCGCGGCCTCCCGCTCGAGGACATGGAGTTCTTCCAGTTCCACCCGACGGGCCTCGCGGGCCTCGGCATCCTCCTGTCGGAAGCCGCCCGTGGTGAGGGCGGCATCCTGCGCAACGGCGAGGGCGAGCGCTTCATGGAGCGCTACGCCCCGACCATCAAGGACCTGGCACCGCGCGACATCGTCGCCCGCTCGATGGCGAACGAGGTCCGCGAGGGCCGCGGCGCCGGGCCGAACAAGGACTACGTCCTGCTCGACCTCACGCACCTCGAGCCCGCGCACATCGACGCCAAGCTGCCGGACATCACGGAGTTCGCGCGCACGTACCTCGGCATCGAGCCCTACACGGAGCCCGTGCCCGTCTACCCCACGGCGCACTACGCCATGGGCGGCATCCCGACCAACGTCGGCGGCGAGGTGCTGCGCGACGGTCACAACGTCGTGCGCGGCCTGTACGCGGCCGGCGAGGTCGCGTGCGTCTCGGTCCACGGATCGAACCGCCTCGGCACCAACTCGCTCCTCGACATCAACGTGTTCGGCAAGCGCGCCGGTCGCGAGGCCGCGCGGTACGCCGCGACGGCCGAGTACCGCGAGCTCCCCGAGAACCCTGCAGCGGCCGTGATCGCGCAGCTCGACGAGATGCGCAACCGGCCCGACGGCGAGCGTGTGGCCGACGTCCGCAAGGCGCTCCAGGAGACCATGGACGCCAACGCCCAGGTGTTCCGCACGGGCGAGTCGCTCGACCAGGCGCTCTCGGACATCCGCACACTCCAGGACCGCTACCGCAACGTCTCGGTCCAGGACAAGGGACGCCTGTTCAACACCGACCTCCTCGAGGCCATCGAGCTGGGCTTCCTGCTCGACATCGCCGAGGTCACGGTCATCGCCGCGATCAACCGCAAGGAGTCGCGCGGCGGTCACTACCGCGAGGACTACCCGAACCGCGACGACGCCAACTACATGCTCCACACGATGGCCTACCGTCGCCCCACGTCCGCCGGCGACACCGCCGACGGTCACGTCGACGGCTACTTCGACCACGTCGAGGAGTTCGATTCCTACAAGATCGTGCTGGGTTCCAAGCCCGTCACCCAGACCCGGTACGAGCCCATGGAGCGTAAGTACTGA
- a CDS encoding succinate dehydrogenase iron-sulfur subunit: MTATLEAPAGSEKTEVGAVPSFEVTIKLRRYNPESEHGEDAYWEEYTVLAHGTDRVLDALHKIKWEHDGSLTFRRSCAHGICGSDAMRINGRNRLACKTLLKDVNPDKPITVEPIKGLPVIKDLVVDMEPFFASYREIMPFLITSGNEPSKERLQSAEQRERFDDTTKCILCAACTSSCPVFWTDGQYFGPAAIVNAHRFIFDSRDEGAAQRLEILNDKEGVWRCRTTFNCTEACPRGIEVTKAIQEVKRAMITRAF, translated from the coding sequence ATGACTGCCACACTCGAAGCCCCTGCCGGTTCTGAGAAGACCGAGGTCGGTGCCGTGCCCTCCTTCGAGGTCACGATCAAGCTCCGCCGGTACAACCCCGAGTCCGAGCACGGTGAGGACGCGTACTGGGAGGAGTACACGGTCCTGGCCCACGGCACGGACCGCGTCCTCGACGCCCTGCACAAGATCAAGTGGGAGCACGACGGCTCGCTGACCTTCCGTCGCTCGTGCGCGCACGGGATCTGCGGGTCGGACGCGATGCGGATCAACGGCCGCAACCGCCTGGCCTGCAAGACGCTGCTCAAGGACGTCAACCCGGACAAGCCGATCACCGTCGAGCCCATCAAGGGCCTGCCGGTCATCAAGGACCTGGTCGTCGACATGGAGCCGTTCTTCGCCTCCTACCGCGAGATCATGCCGTTCCTCATCACCTCGGGGAACGAGCCCAGCAAGGAGCGCCTGCAGTCGGCCGAGCAGCGCGAGCGGTTCGACGACACGACCAAGTGCATCCTGTGCGCGGCGTGCACGTCGTCCTGCCCCGTGTTCTGGACCGACGGGCAGTACTTCGGCCCCGCGGCGATCGTCAACGCCCACCGCTTCATCTTCGACTCGCGCGACGAGGGAGCGGCCCAGCGCCTGGAGATCCTCAACGACAAGGAGGGCGTGTGGCGCTGCCGCACGACCTTCAACTGCACCGAGGCGTGCCCTCGTGGCATCGAGGTCACCAAGGCCATCCAGGAGGTCAAGCGCGCGATGATCACCCGCGCGTTCTGA
- a CDS encoding YihY/virulence factor BrkB family protein, whose amino-acid sequence MTQATNPAPDRKAGAVRPGRDGPSSDAQKTSTPHARTPRTARGTTPDGSAPDAPDAPGAPGTVARLTARAKAVQAWWNTTRPARALAQYGVQRGALLCGGMAYSALFSLFAGLTIFYTAFMAFLGNREELRDEIFAQIDKAIPGLIKQTPNGPGVISPDDLILDRGFDLSSIIAVFVLLFSAISFMAALRTSTRAMFSLTDVGQNPVLSKLRELGGFAVLGISVVISAAATVVVQTLGATLFGDGVLASVLVPVVGIFVGLVFDAIVVLLIIRFVAGVQPPRKDLYIGALAAAAAFGVLRYLGTSIIVGSSSRNALLGSFATFVTILLLANFVTRILLMVAAWIADPPAQPTADELRERAEAEQDERLEARVRRGAGYGYPWSPVVRGVRRGRAPRVSVKI is encoded by the coding sequence ATGACCCAGGCAACCAACCCGGCACCCGATCGCAAGGCCGGGGCCGTACGTCCGGGCCGTGACGGCCCCTCCTCCGACGCCCAGAAGACGAGTACCCCGCACGCCCGCACGCCCCGCACCGCGCGCGGCACCACGCCCGACGGCAGCGCCCCCGACGCCCCCGACGCCCCCGGGGCCCCGGGGACGGTCGCCCGCCTGACGGCCCGTGCGAAGGCCGTCCAGGCCTGGTGGAACACGACCCGCCCGGCCAGGGCGCTCGCGCAGTACGGGGTCCAGCGCGGAGCCCTCCTGTGCGGTGGCATGGCCTACTCGGCGCTGTTCTCGCTGTTCGCCGGGCTGACGATCTTCTACACGGCCTTCATGGCGTTCCTGGGCAACAGGGAGGAGCTGCGCGACGAGATCTTCGCGCAGATCGACAAGGCGATCCCGGGACTGATCAAGCAGACGCCCAACGGGCCGGGCGTCATCTCGCCCGACGACCTGATCCTGGACCGTGGTTTCGACCTGTCGAGCATCATCGCGGTGTTCGTGCTGCTCTTCAGCGCGATCTCCTTCATGGCGGCGCTGCGCACCTCGACCCGGGCGATGTTCTCGCTCACGGACGTGGGGCAGAACCCTGTGCTGTCCAAGCTGCGCGAGCTGGGCGGGTTCGCCGTGCTCGGGATCAGCGTCGTCATCTCTGCGGCAGCGACCGTCGTGGTCCAGACACTCGGGGCGACGCTCTTCGGCGACGGCGTCCTGGCGTCGGTCCTGGTGCCCGTGGTCGGCATCTTCGTCGGGCTCGTCTTCGACGCGATCGTGGTCCTGCTGATCATCCGCTTCGTCGCGGGCGTACAGCCGCCGCGCAAGGACCTGTACATCGGCGCCCTGGCGGCGGCGGCCGCCTTCGGGGTGCTGCGGTACCTCGGGACGAGCATCATCGTCGGGAGCTCGTCGCGCAACGCGCTGCTGGGCTCGTTCGCGACGTTCGTGACGATCCTGCTGCTCGCCAACTTCGTCACACGGATCCTGCTGATGGTCGCGGCGTGGATCGCGGACCCGCCGGCACAACCGACCGCGGACGAGCTGCGGGAGCGGGCCGAGGCGGAGCAGGACGAACGCCTCGAGGCCCGGGTCCGTCGCGGGGCCGGGTACGGCTATCCCTGGAGCCCCGTCGTCCGTGGGGTCCGCCGGGGCAGAGCGCCCAGGGTGTCCGTCAAGATCTGA
- a CDS encoding 2'-5' RNA ligase family protein has protein sequence MNLPERGPHQVRIGIAIEIPEPYGTALQEARAAFGDPFAGDIPPHITLLGPTVVDESDLDEVYAHLEGVVAQAAPFRVILRGSGTFRPVSPVVFVIVAQGIAECEGLEGAVRSGILDQELRFNYHPHVTVAHEVDDEALDLAFDEMAGFEAAFDVTGIHLYEHGDDGVWRPARRFELTGLSDG, from the coding sequence ATGAACCTCCCGGAGCGGGGTCCGCACCAGGTGCGGATCGGTATCGCGATCGAGATCCCCGAGCCCTACGGCACCGCCCTCCAGGAGGCACGGGCCGCGTTCGGCGACCCGTTCGCGGGAGACATCCCGCCGCACATCACGCTGCTCGGGCCGACCGTGGTGGACGAGTCCGACCTCGACGAGGTCTACGCCCATCTCGAGGGCGTCGTGGCTCAGGCGGCGCCGTTCCGGGTCATCCTGCGCGGGTCGGGGACGTTCCGCCCCGTCTCGCCCGTGGTCTTCGTGATCGTCGCGCAGGGGATCGCCGAGTGCGAGGGGCTCGAGGGGGCGGTGCGGTCGGGCATCCTCGACCAGGAGCTGCGCTTCAACTACCACCCGCACGTGACGGTCGCGCACGAGGTCGACGACGAGGCGCTGGACCTCGCGTTCGACGAGATGGCCGGGTTCGAGGCGGCGTTCGACGTCACGGGCATCCACCTTTACGAGCACGGGGACGACGGCGTGTGGCGGCCGGCCCGCAGGTTCGAGCTCACCGGGCTGTCGGACGGGTGA
- the trpS gene encoding tryptophan--tRNA ligase has translation MVNEVPGVRRPRIFSGMQPTEDSLQLGNYIGALSQWVALQESYDAIYCVVDMHALTVNPEPEKLRERTRRTAAQYLAGGVDPDGSTLFVQSHVPEHAELAWVLSCQTGFGEAGRMTQFKDKSAKQGTDGTTVGLFTYPVLMAADILLYDAALVPVGEDQRQHLELARNLAERLNSRFGEDTAVVPEPHIVKAVAKIYDLQEPTAKMSKSSSGGKGVVWLLEDPKVAAKRIRSAATDSENEIRYDPVAKPGISNLLTIFSALTSRPVADIAADYEGKGYGHLKVDLAEVVVDFLTPFQARANEYLSDPAELDAVLARGAERARGLAQATLDRIYDRVGLLPARRTR, from the coding sequence ATGGTCAACGAGGTTCCCGGCGTACGGCGTCCACGCATCTTCTCGGGGATGCAGCCCACGGAGGATTCCCTCCAGCTGGGCAACTACATCGGGGCTCTGAGCCAGTGGGTCGCCCTGCAGGAGTCCTACGACGCGATCTACTGCGTCGTCGACATGCACGCCCTGACGGTCAACCCCGAGCCGGAGAAGCTCCGCGAGCGCACGCGCCGCACCGCGGCCCAGTACCTGGCGGGCGGGGTGGACCCCGACGGGTCGACGCTGTTCGTGCAGTCGCACGTCCCCGAGCACGCCGAGCTCGCCTGGGTGCTCTCGTGCCAGACCGGCTTCGGCGAGGCCGGACGCATGACCCAGTTCAAGGACAAGTCCGCGAAGCAGGGCACGGACGGCACGACGGTGGGGCTCTTCACCTATCCCGTGCTCATGGCTGCCGACATCCTGCTCTACGACGCCGCACTGGTCCCGGTCGGTGAGGACCAGCGACAGCACCTCGAGCTCGCGCGCAACCTGGCCGAGCGCCTCAACTCCCGGTTCGGGGAGGACACCGCGGTCGTCCCCGAGCCGCACATCGTCAAGGCCGTCGCGAAGATCTACGACCTGCAGGAACCCACGGCCAAGATGAGCAAGTCCTCCTCGGGGGGCAAGGGGGTCGTCTGGCTGCTCGAGGACCCCAAGGTCGCGGCCAAGCGCATCAGGTCGGCGGCGACGGACTCGGAGAACGAGATCCGCTACGACCCGGTGGCCAAGCCCGGCATCTCGAACCTCCTGACGATCTTCTCCGCACTGACGTCACGGCCCGTCGCGGACATCGCCGCGGACTACGAGGGCAAGGGCTACGGGCACCTCAAGGTGGACCTGGCCGAGGTCGTGGTCGACTTCCTGACCCCGTTCCAGGCGCGGGCGAACGAGTACCTGTCGGACCCGGCGGAGCTCGACGCCGTCCTCGCACGCGGTGCGGAGAGGGCTCGGGGCCTGGCTCAGGCGACCCTCGACCGGATCTACGACCGGGTCGGCCTGCTGCCTGCTCGTCGGACACGCTGA
- a CDS encoding twin-arginine translocase TatA/TatE family subunit, producing MFGINGWEFGIILVVAVIVIGPERLPRYAEQLGAFVRTARGFLKDAKERVDDELGDQVGDVDWSKLDPRQYDPRRIVREALLDDDVLSPPSRPRAPGPVPPPPSGGPVAEVPVPGRRAPFDDEAT from the coding sequence GTGTTCGGAATCAACGGCTGGGAATTCGGGATCATTCTGGTGGTCGCCGTGATCGTCATCGGTCCGGAGAGGCTGCCCCGGTACGCCGAACAGCTCGGCGCGTTCGTCCGCACCGCCCGCGGCTTCCTGAAGGACGCCAAGGAGCGGGTGGACGACGAGCTGGGCGACCAGGTGGGCGACGTGGACTGGTCCAAGCTGGACCCGCGGCAGTACGACCCGCGCCGCATCGTCCGGGAGGCGCTGCTCGACGACGACGTGCTCAGCCCGCCCTCGCGCCCGCGTGCCCCGGGCCCCGTCCCGCCCCCGCCCTCCGGGGGCCCCGTCGCCGAGGTGCCAGTGCCAGGACGGCGCGCCCCCTTCGACGACGAGGCGACCTGA